A stretch of Faecalibacterium duncaniae DNA encodes these proteins:
- a CDS encoding polyprenyl synthetase family protein, translated as MDYAKQYQEYLARANQALEKACETFLPEESEVCRAARYSLLGGGKRIRAVLVLAVCDMLNGSAEAAEQFAAAVEMLHCYSLIHDDLPCMDNDDLRRGKPSCHKAFGESTAMLAGDVLLTEAFNVVANAPASPIVSVQAAKALGAGAGSHGMVYGQELDLKYEALAATEEQLRLIHRNKTGALINAAVQMGAAAAQANETQCKELEDYAFGIGLVFQIVDDVLDVTSTAEQLGKPIGSDSENGKTTFVTLYGAEGAMELAKKLNNETCASLHEEFGEKAAFLEQLAKELLVRRS; from the coding sequence ATGGATTACGCGAAGCAGTATCAAGAGTATCTTGCCCGGGCAAATCAGGCACTGGAAAAGGCCTGCGAGACTTTTTTGCCCGAGGAATCTGAGGTCTGCCGGGCTGCCCGTTACAGCCTGCTGGGCGGCGGCAAACGCATCCGCGCAGTGCTGGTTCTGGCCGTGTGCGATATGCTCAACGGCAGCGCTGAAGCAGCCGAGCAATTTGCGGCGGCGGTCGAGATGCTGCACTGCTATTCTCTGATCCATGATGACCTGCCCTGCATGGACAACGATGACCTGCGCCGGGGCAAGCCCAGCTGCCACAAGGCCTTTGGTGAATCCACTGCTATGCTGGCCGGCGATGTACTATTGACCGAGGCGTTCAACGTGGTCGCAAATGCGCCGGCTTCGCCCATTGTCAGTGTGCAGGCCGCAAAGGCCTTGGGCGCTGGTGCGGGCAGCCATGGCATGGTTTACGGGCAGGAGCTTGACCTGAAATATGAGGCACTGGCTGCCACCGAGGAGCAGCTGCGGCTGATCCACCGGAACAAGACCGGTGCGCTCATCAATGCTGCTGTTCAGATGGGTGCTGCCGCTGCTCAGGCCAATGAGACCCAGTGCAAGGAGCTGGAGGACTATGCTTTCGGCATTGGTCTGGTGTTCCAGATCGTGGACGATGTGCTGGATGTGACCAGCACCGCCGAACAGCTGGGCAAACCCATTGGCAGCGACAGTGAGAACGGCAAGACCACCTTTGTGACCTTGTATGGGGCCGAGGGTGCCATGGAGCTGGCAAAAAAACTGAACAACGAGACCTGCGCCTCCCTGCACGAGGAATTTGGCGAAAAGGCCGCTTTCCTGGAGCAGCTGGCAAAAGAGCTGCTGGTGCGCCGCAGCTGA
- a CDS encoding divergent PAP2 family protein: MQFIHSVLTFNEILTVSLLSWFVAQVLKTIINFVLLGRFQLERMWGDGGMPSAHSATVTAMVIATARSEGIHSAIFAVAAVVAIITMHDAMGVRRETGEQAKVLNKMLEQWIEVTEKNNPFLQNMHLKEMVGHTPLQVMAGFALGILVGFLYPMGL; encoded by the coding sequence ATGCAATTTATCCATAGCGTCCTGACGTTCAATGAGATCCTTACAGTATCCCTGTTGTCCTGGTTTGTGGCGCAGGTGCTCAAGACCATCATCAACTTCGTCCTGCTGGGCAGGTTCCAGCTGGAGCGGATGTGGGGCGATGGCGGTATGCCCAGTGCCCACAGCGCCACGGTAACGGCCATGGTCATTGCTACGGCACGCAGCGAGGGTATCCATTCGGCTATCTTTGCGGTGGCCGCAGTTGTTGCCATCATCACCATGCACGATGCTATGGGTGTGCGCCGCGAGACCGGCGAGCAGGCCAAGGTGCTGAACAAGATGCTGGAGCAGTGGATCGAAGTGACCGAGAAAAACAATCCCTTCCTGCAGAATATGCACCTGAAAGAGATGGTTGGTCACACTCCGCTGCAGGTTATGGCCGGTTTTGCACTGGGTATACTGGTCGGCTTCCTCTATCCTATGGGCCTCTGA
- the dxs gene encoding 1-deoxy-D-xylulose-5-phosphate synthase, whose translation MNSPLLEKISQPSDLKKLSSQQTVQLCAEIREFLLDNVSKTGGHLASNLGAVELTVALHRVLTTPTDEIVFDVGHQCYTHKLLTGRREGFAKLRQLDGISGFPNPNESEHDAFIAGHGNTALSLAVGIAWAKKLRGEPGQVVALIGDGAFTGGMVYEGMNNIGGLDNLLVILNDNKMSISKNVGALSRYLSHLRTTSRYYDAKENVRSFLDGVPVIGPPLKSAIQNSKAMVRRAMYHSTMFEDMGFHYYGPFDGNNEPELEGILRDIHRQPGPHFLHVVTKKGKGYAPAESNPGNFHGVSTFDLVNSIPDPEVAPKESFSTVFGNVLNKEGAENQKICAITAAMKYGTGLQFFAHTHPKRFFDVGMAEQHAVTFAAGLASQGMLPVVCIYSTFLQRSYDQIIHDVNLLKENVVLAIDRAGFVPADGETHQGIFDPAFLSQVGIPVYSPSNYAELRHWLPILLSDEMQGPRAIRYPRGGESVALAQFGCSGREYDRLYTAPDAKAVMVSYADEVEDVLTAAKLLGKENVPCDVYKLVKIYPFTPELISEISRYDVVLFAEECVACGGIGEHLEMALQKAGWQGAYIHRGVEDVRLPHATVPQIKQSTGLDAEHLAQAIRTWKGAES comes from the coding sequence ATGAATTCGCCTTTGCTGGAGAAAATCTCTCAGCCCAGCGATCTGAAAAAGCTGTCCAGTCAGCAGACCGTGCAGCTTTGCGCAGAAATCCGTGAATTTCTTCTGGATAACGTATCAAAGACCGGCGGCCATCTGGCATCCAATCTGGGTGCTGTGGAGTTGACGGTGGCTCTGCACCGGGTGCTGACCACCCCCACGGATGAGATCGTGTTTGATGTGGGCCATCAGTGCTATACCCACAAGCTGCTGACCGGCCGCCGCGAGGGCTTTGCCAAGCTGCGGCAGCTGGATGGCATTTCCGGTTTCCCGAACCCCAACGAAAGTGAGCATGATGCTTTTATTGCCGGTCACGGCAACACCGCGCTCTCGCTGGCTGTGGGCATTGCCTGGGCCAAAAAGCTGCGGGGCGAGCCGGGACAGGTGGTTGCCCTCATTGGTGACGGTGCCTTTACCGGCGGTATGGTCTACGAGGGGATGAACAATATCGGCGGGCTGGACAATCTGCTGGTCATCCTGAACGACAACAAGATGTCCATTTCCAAGAATGTGGGCGCGTTGTCCCGCTACCTGAGCCATCTGCGCACCACCAGCCGCTATTACGATGCCAAGGAAAATGTGCGTTCCTTTCTGGATGGCGTGCCTGTCATCGGCCCGCCGCTGAAATCTGCGATCCAGAACAGCAAGGCTATGGTGCGCAGGGCAATGTATCATTCGACCATGTTTGAGGATATGGGCTTCCACTATTATGGTCCTTTTGATGGTAACAATGAGCCGGAGCTTGAAGGAATCCTGCGCGATATCCACAGGCAGCCCGGCCCCCATTTCCTACATGTCGTGACCAAGAAAGGCAAGGGCTATGCCCCGGCTGAGAGCAACCCCGGTAACTTCCACGGTGTTTCGACCTTTGATCTGGTCAACAGCATCCCAGACCCTGAGGTGGCTCCCAAGGAGTCTTTCTCGACGGTGTTCGGCAATGTCCTGAACAAGGAGGGCGCGGAAAACCAGAAGATCTGTGCCATCACGGCCGCAATGAAGTATGGTACGGGCCTGCAGTTCTTTGCACACACCCACCCCAAGCGCTTCTTTGATGTGGGCATGGCAGAGCAGCATGCTGTGACCTTTGCAGCGGGCCTTGCCAGCCAGGGAATGCTGCCGGTAGTCTGCATCTACTCCACCTTCCTGCAGCGTTCCTATGACCAGATCATCCATGATGTGAACCTGCTGAAGGAGAATGTTGTCCTTGCCATCGACCGTGCCGGTTTTGTTCCGGCAGACGGCGAGACCCATCAGGGAATCTTCGACCCGGCCTTCCTCAGTCAGGTGGGGATCCCTGTCTATTCGCCCTCCAACTATGCCGAACTGCGGCACTGGCTGCCCATCCTGCTCAGTGATGAGATGCAGGGCCCCCGGGCAATCCGGTATCCCCGCGGTGGTGAGAGCGTAGCACTGGCGCAGTTTGGCTGTTCCGGCAGGGAATATGACCGGCTCTATACCGCCCCTGATGCCAAGGCTGTAATGGTCAGTTACGCCGACGAAGTCGAGGATGTGCTGACTGCGGCGAAGCTTCTGGGCAAAGAGAACGTTCCCTGTGATGTTTATAAGCTTGTAAAGATATATCCCTTTACACCTGAGCTTATTTCTGAAATTTCAAGATATGACGTTGTTTTGTTTGCGGAGGAATGCGTAGCCTGCGGCGGCATCGGTGAGCATCTGGAAATGGCTCTGCAGAAAGCAGGCTGGCAGGGTGCTTATATCCACCGTGGTGTGGAGGATGTGCGTCTGCCCCATGCGACGGTTCCGCAGATCAAGCAGAGCACCGGCCTGGATGCTGAACATCTGGCACAGGCCATCCGTACATGGAAAGGAGCAGAATCTTGA
- a CDS encoding TlyA family RNA methyltransferase gives MKIRLDQYLVQHGLIQSRERAKAMIMSGVVFVNEQKVDKAGEMIKEDAKVEVRGHDIGYVSRGGLKLEKAMQCFPLTPKGKVCMDIGASTGGFTDCMLQNGAVKVYAVDVGYGQLAWSLRTDERVVNMERTNIRNVTLDQLAEPIEFFSVDVSFISLHHIFPVAQAITTPDAMGVCLVKPQFEAGREKVGKNGVVRDPATHREVLHNAMGYAAANGFKVCGLDFSPVKGPEGNIEYLMFVQKSDEPGALDDSVAEQVVVSSHSTLDR, from the coding sequence TTGAAGATTCGTTTGGATCAATATCTGGTTCAGCATGGTCTGATCCAGAGCCGTGAGCGCGCCAAGGCGATGATCATGTCCGGCGTGGTCTTTGTCAATGAACAGAAGGTAGACAAAGCCGGTGAGATGATCAAAGAGGATGCCAAGGTGGAGGTGCGCGGCCATGATATCGGTTATGTCAGCCGCGGCGGCCTGAAGCTGGAAAAGGCGATGCAGTGTTTTCCGCTGACCCCCAAGGGGAAAGTCTGCATGGACATTGGCGCATCCACCGGCGGCTTTACCGACTGTATGCTGCAAAATGGGGCAGTCAAGGTCTACGCAGTGGATGTGGGCTACGGTCAGCTGGCATGGAGTTTGCGCACCGATGAGCGAGTGGTCAATATGGAGCGCACAAACATCCGCAACGTGACCCTTGACCAGCTGGCAGAGCCAATCGAGTTTTTCAGTGTAGATGTCTCTTTTATCTCGCTGCATCATATTTTCCCGGTGGCGCAGGCCATCACCACTCCGGACGCTATGGGTGTCTGCCTGGTCAAGCCTCAGTTTGAGGCTGGCCGCGAAAAGGTGGGCAAAAACGGCGTTGTCCGTGACCCTGCCACCCACCGTGAGGTGCTGCACAATGCCATGGGCTATGCTGCTGCCAACGGCTTCAAGGTCTGCGGACTGGATTTCAGCCCCGTCAAGGGCCCTGAGGGAAACATTGAATATCTGATGTTCGTTCAGAAGAGCGATGAACCCGGTGCGCTGGATGATTCGGTTGCTGAACAGGTGGTGGTATCCAGCCATTCTACGCTGGACCGCTGA
- a CDS encoding NAD(+)/NADH kinase, which translates to MTVYISPNPGKAMAYGISQRAAQILLTHGAQVLMQDGLQAECMTMGVEYLTQKECLERTDVILTIGGDGTILHEANLSLEYRKPILGINLGRCGFLATCEVDEMEAKLSAVARGEYFLDNRMLLYVRVLGDDSWEGHALNDVVMTKGRLQQAVDFSIYCDDILVEHYRGDGVIVATPTGSTAYSLAAGGPILDSQTKGIVVTPICPHSLASPAMVFAQERKINLCVGQVADEEVFISCDGNAGYSVKAGATAEVRLSDQVVQLITFSKADQFQAIDQKLRGRR; encoded by the coding sequence ATGACCGTCTACATTTCCCCAAACCCCGGCAAGGCTATGGCCTACGGCATTTCCCAGCGTGCGGCGCAGATCCTGCTGACCCATGGGGCACAGGTGCTGATGCAGGACGGCCTGCAGGCCGAGTGCATGACCATGGGCGTGGAGTATCTGACCCAGAAGGAATGCCTGGAACGGACGGATGTCATCCTGACCATCGGAGGAGATGGCACCATCCTGCATGAAGCCAACCTCTCACTGGAATACAGAAAGCCCATTCTCGGCATCAATCTGGGCCGGTGCGGCTTTCTGGCTACCTGTGAGGTCGATGAAATGGAAGCCAAGCTCTCCGCCGTAGCCCGGGGTGAATATTTTCTGGATAACCGGATGCTGCTTTATGTCCGTGTGCTGGGGGATGACAGCTGGGAGGGCCATGCCCTGAATGATGTGGTTATGACCAAGGGCCGCCTGCAGCAGGCAGTGGATTTCAGCATCTATTGTGATGATATCCTGGTGGAGCATTACCGGGGCGATGGTGTCATTGTGGCAACGCCCACCGGCTCCACCGCTTATTCTCTGGCGGCAGGCGGGCCGATCCTTGATTCTCAGACCAAGGGCATCGTTGTCACACCCATCTGCCCCCACAGCCTTGCCAGCCCGGCCATGGTTTTTGCGCAGGAGCGCAAGATCAACCTCTGTGTGGGCCAGGTGGCAGATGAAGAAGTTTTTATCAGTTGTGATGGGAATGCGGGCTATTCCGTAAAAGCCGGAGCCACCGCGGAGGTGCGGCTGTCTGATCAGGTCGTGCAGCTCATCACCTTCAGCAAGGCCGACCAGTTCCAGGCCATTGACCAGAAACTGCGCGGCAGACGATGA
- a CDS encoding arginine repressor — protein MGRTSRGDNKSKQQRQQTILRLIQENPISRQETLLEYLSKEGFDATQATISRDIREMNLVKAATTTGYRYVSSHSEALNPKMQARFETIFHESVLGVDFAGHVVLVKCYSGMANAACEVFDALKWKNVVGTLSGDDTFLIVARSERDAKTICTELGHYIGQK, from the coding sequence ATGGGACGCACCAGCCGAGGGGATAACAAAAGCAAGCAGCAGCGGCAGCAGACCATCCTGCGTCTGATCCAGGAGAATCCCATCAGCCGACAGGAGACTCTGTTGGAGTACCTGAGCAAGGAAGGTTTTGATGCCACACAGGCGACCATTTCCCGCGATATCCGGGAGATGAACCTTGTCAAAGCTGCCACCACCACCGGCTACCGCTATGTTTCCAGCCACAGCGAGGCACTTAACCCCAAGATGCAGGCCCGGTTTGAGACCATCTTCCATGAATCTGTCCTGGGGGTGGACTTTGCGGGCCATGTGGTGCTGGTAAAGTGCTACTCTGGCATGGCCAATGCGGCCTGCGAGGTGTTTGACGCACTCAAGTGGAAAAATGTGGTCGGCACCCTTTCTGGTGACGATACCTTTCTGATCGTGGCCCGCTCAGAGCGGGACGCAAAGACCATTTGCACCGAGCTTGGGCATTACATCGGGCAGAAATAA
- the recN gene encoding DNA repair protein RecN: protein MLSSLQIENVAVIQKANVHFEKGLNVLTGETGAGKSILIDSINAILGNRTSKDLVRTGAAKAVIRAAFDDVPPAVLDSLEKAGYERSEALTLSREITAEGKSTCRINGMPATAAILRELCGGLININGQHDSVGLLNPARHEGILDAYAQNGAVYQEYYAVYRELIKVKKELDAIITDEGEKQRKIDLLSYQVQEIEDASLTAGEEETLMARRKVLANASTIRERISQSYALLSGGDDAPGAVDLLGEASNAIDGAAQLDSGLSAAAGQLLDLYYTAKDLSADLIGRLEGYETNDAELDEIEQRMDLIYKLKRKYGDTVEDIIAFGQQAREELDRIQFSQERTEHLQAEKHRLYVLARDKAEVLTQTRLKAFEELNRRISGTLDFLNMPGVRMTLRHTRGPLASHGQDSVEFYISTNPGEDPKPLAKIASGGELSRITLAIKNAMADKDAVPTVIYDEIDSGVSGKAASRIGEVLKQSAKDHQILCITHTAQIAALADCHLLIQKNITNERTYTEIHPLDTEGRVDALAHIISGDHVTELSRANAREMLGLAEHETGD from the coding sequence ATGTTGAGCAGTCTGCAAATTGAAAATGTTGCAGTCATCCAGAAGGCCAACGTGCATTTTGAGAAGGGCCTGAATGTCCTTACCGGCGAGACCGGTGCGGGCAAATCTATCCTGATCGACTCCATCAATGCCATTCTGGGCAACCGCACCTCCAAGGATCTGGTGCGCACGGGGGCTGCAAAAGCAGTCATCCGGGCGGCATTTGATGATGTTCCGCCTGCAGTGCTGGACAGCCTGGAAAAGGCAGGATATGAGCGCTCAGAAGCGCTGACCCTGAGCCGTGAGATCACTGCCGAGGGCAAGAGCACCTGCCGCATCAACGGAATGCCTGCCACAGCAGCCATTCTGCGGGAACTGTGCGGTGGGCTCATCAACATCAACGGCCAGCACGATTCCGTAGGCCTGTTGAACCCGGCCCGCCATGAGGGTATCCTGGATGCCTACGCCCAGAACGGGGCGGTGTATCAGGAGTATTATGCTGTTTACCGGGAGCTTATCAAGGTCAAAAAGGAGCTGGATGCCATCATCACCGATGAGGGTGAAAAACAGCGAAAGATCGATCTGCTGAGTTATCAGGTACAGGAGATCGAGGATGCCAGCCTGACCGCAGGCGAAGAGGAGACGCTGATGGCCCGCCGTAAGGTGCTGGCAAATGCCTCCACCATCCGGGAGCGCATCTCCCAGAGCTATGCGCTGCTTTCGGGCGGAGATGATGCCCCGGGTGCCGTTGATCTGCTGGGGGAAGCCTCCAATGCGATCGATGGAGCCGCCCAACTGGACAGCGGCCTTTCTGCTGCCGCCGGACAGCTGCTGGATCTTTATTACACCGCAAAAGACCTTTCTGCTGACCTGATCGGGCGGCTGGAGGGCTACGAGACGAATGATGCAGAGCTGGATGAGATCGAACAGCGGATGGATCTGATCTACAAGCTCAAGCGAAAATACGGTGATACTGTGGAAGATATCATCGCCTTTGGACAGCAGGCAAGGGAAGAGCTGGACCGCATCCAATTCTCACAGGAGCGGACAGAGCATCTGCAGGCTGAAAAGCATCGGCTCTATGTACTTGCCCGGGATAAGGCCGAGGTGCTGACCCAGACCCGCCTGAAAGCCTTTGAGGAATTGAACAGGCGCATCTCCGGCACACTGGATTTTTTGAACATGCCCGGTGTCCGCATGACCCTGCGCCATACCCGCGGCCCGTTGGCCAGCCATGGCCAGGACAGCGTGGAGTTTTATATTTCCACAAACCCCGGTGAGGATCCCAAGCCGCTGGCAAAAATCGCTTCCGGCGGTGAACTGAGCCGTATCACGCTGGCAATCAAAAATGCCATGGCCGATAAGGACGCAGTGCCTACGGTCATCTACGATGAGATCGACAGCGGCGTATCCGGCAAGGCGGCCAGCCGCATCGGTGAGGTGCTCAAACAGAGCGCAAAAGATCACCAGATCCTCTGCATCACCCACACAGCGCAGATCGCTGCACTGGCCGACTGCCATCTGCTTATCCAGAAGAATATCACGAATGAGCGAACCTATACCGAGATCCACCCGCTGGATACCGAGGGAAGAGTGGACGCACTGGCGCATATCATTTCTGGTGACCATGTCACGGAGCTTTCCCGTGCCAATGCCAGAGAGATGCTGGGGCTGGCCGAGCATGAAACCGGTGATTGA
- the tyrS gene encoding tyrosine--tRNA ligase, whose amino-acid sequence MTLYEELQARGLVAQITDNEIIDLINNGKATFYIGFDCTADSLTAGHFMALTLMKRLQMAGNKPIALIGGGTTMIGDPSGRTDMRKMLTKEDIAHNAACFKKQMEKFIDFSEGKALMLNNADWLLNLNYVELLRDVGACFSVNNMLRAKCYEQRMEKGLSFLEFNYMIMQSYDFYYMFQHYGCNMQFGGDDQWSNMLGGTELIRRKLGKDAYAMTITLLTDSQGKKMGKTAGNAVWLDPNKTSPFEFYQYWRNVGDADVMKCIRMLTFLPLEQIDEMSTWKDQRLNEAKEILAYELTKMVHGEEEAEKAQNAARALFSGAADTEHMPSTQLTEADLTDGSIGILTLMVKAGLAASNGEARRLVVQGGVLVDGEKVAAPTVSFTADQLKNGIVIKKGKKIYHKVTL is encoded by the coding sequence ATGACCCTTTACGAAGAACTGCAGGCTCGCGGTCTGGTAGCCCAGATCACCGACAATGAGATCATTGACCTCATCAACAACGGCAAGGCCACTTTCTATATTGGCTTTGACTGCACTGCAGACAGCCTGACTGCAGGCCATTTTATGGCCCTGACCCTGATGAAGCGCTTGCAGATGGCTGGCAATAAGCCCATTGCCCTGATCGGCGGCGGCACCACCATGATCGGTGACCCCTCTGGCCGTACCGATATGCGCAAAATGCTGACCAAGGAGGATATTGCTCACAATGCAGCCTGCTTCAAGAAGCAGATGGAGAAGTTCATCGATTTTTCTGAGGGCAAGGCTCTGATGCTGAACAATGCCGACTGGCTGCTGAACCTGAATTATGTTGAGCTGCTGCGTGATGTGGGTGCCTGCTTCTCCGTCAACAACATGCTCCGCGCCAAGTGTTATGAGCAGCGCATGGAGAAGGGCCTGTCCTTCCTTGAGTTCAACTACATGATCATGCAGAGCTACGACTTCTACTACATGTTCCAGCACTACGGCTGCAATATGCAGTTCGGCGGCGATGACCAGTGGAGCAACATGCTGGGCGGCACTGAGCTGATCCGCCGCAAGCTGGGCAAGGATGCCTACGCGATGACCATTACTCTGCTGACTGATTCTCAGGGCAAGAAGATGGGCAAGACTGCAGGCAATGCGGTCTGGCTCGACCCCAACAAGACCAGTCCCTTTGAGTTCTACCAGTACTGGCGCAATGTCGGCGATGCTGATGTGATGAAGTGCATCCGGATGCTGACCTTCCTTCCGCTGGAGCAGATTGATGAGATGAGCACCTGGAAGGATCAGCGTCTGAACGAGGCCAAGGAGATCCTGGCCTACGAGCTGACCAAAATGGTGCACGGCGAGGAAGAGGCTGAGAAGGCCCAGAACGCTGCCCGTGCCCTATTCAGCGGTGCTGCCGACACTGAGCACATGCCCTCCACTCAGCTGACCGAAGCGGATCTGACCGATGGCTCCATCGGCATCCTGACCCTCATGGTCAAGGCCGGTCTGGCCGCTTCCAACGGCGAGGCCCGCCGCCTGGTTGTGCAGGGCGGTGTCCTGGTGGATGGTGAAAAGGTAGCTGCTCCCACTGTCAGCTTTACCGCTGATCAGCTGAAGAACGGTATCGTCATCAAGAAGGGCAAGAAGATCTACCACAAAGTGACCCTGTAA
- a CDS encoding ACT domain-containing protein, with translation MYGVSKINIEPSLMMISVQDVEFKGNSLARYLQIFADTGVVVDMISQSAPHGTNIDFSFTASASDLTLVMKAISAANLDKDAKASPLISVGYSKLNLFGEDMVTNCGVAARALNALAMADIEVLLITTSDLDISLLVRSENEDSAYDVLKKAFEL, from the coding sequence ATGTATGGTGTTTCCAAAATCAACATTGAGCCCAGCCTGATGATGATCAGTGTGCAGGATGTGGAGTTCAAGGGCAACAGCCTGGCCCGCTACCTGCAGATCTTTGCCGATACCGGCGTTGTGGTAGATATGATCAGTCAGAGCGCCCCTCACGGTACCAACATTGATTTCAGCTTTACCGCATCTGCCAGTGATCTGACACTGGTGATGAAGGCCATCTCTGCCGCCAATCTCGACAAGGATGCCAAGGCTTCCCCGCTGATCAGCGTCGGTTACTCCAAACTGAACCTCTTCGGTGAGGACATGGTCACCAACTGCGGTGTAGCTGCCCGGGCCCTGAACGCACTGGCCATGGCTGACATCGAGGTTCTGCTCATCACCACCAGCGATCTGGATATTTCTCTGCTGGTGCGCAGTGAGAACGAGGACTCCGCTTACGATGTGCTGAAGAAGGCCTTTGAGCTGTAA
- a CDS encoding CapA family protein: MEQARHAASTKRHARHEPQNRRKRKPVFLRMMGVLLVAGAALACFGFWRFQTPGIVLGPFEDEPSTAESVPPPEPEPQPVTTTLRFSATGDNLIHAPIYKQAARRAAEGQRYNFDYCYEHLLDFYAAQDVNWINQETLCSKELEPSTYPCFSTPGECAEALYRAGIRVFSLSNNHTYDKGAKGIAATLRFWDEMPEDVVTTGLWYGKSDYGTIPLQTVNGVTIAYLSYTDHTNGIPQSSAMTANVIYTSQRDVMEQQVRRARELADFVVVGVHWGVEDSHKITQTQRDLAQQLSDWGADVILGTHPHVVQDAEWKTSVDGRQTFVAYSLGNFLSTQSKPDQLIGAILTLELNKTTDPDGSVHCAVASPQLHPTVTHYDAGKSNVRTYLFRDYTSELAQAHGVRAAYPSFGIEYIQNVLQANINSAFLTLA; this comes from the coding sequence ATGGAGCAGGCAAGACACGCGGCATCCACGAAACGACATGCGCGGCACGAACCGCAGAACCGGCGAAAACGAAAACCCGTTTTTCTGAGGATGATGGGAGTGCTGCTGGTGGCTGGTGCGGCGTTGGCCTGCTTTGGCTTCTGGCGCTTCCAGACTCCCGGCATCGTACTTGGCCCCTTTGAGGACGAGCCTTCGACCGCTGAAAGCGTTCCCCCGCCCGAACCGGAACCGCAGCCTGTTACAACCACACTGCGTTTTTCGGCCACCGGGGATAATCTGATCCATGCTCCCATCTACAAACAGGCAGCCCGCCGGGCAGCGGAAGGCCAGCGATATAATTTTGACTACTGCTACGAGCACCTGCTGGATTTTTATGCCGCGCAGGATGTAAACTGGATCAACCAGGAAACACTCTGCAGCAAGGAACTGGAGCCTTCCACCTATCCCTGCTTTTCTACCCCCGGTGAATGCGCAGAGGCTCTTTACCGGGCAGGCATCCGGGTGTTTAGTCTTTCCAACAACCACACCTACGATAAAGGTGCCAAAGGTATCGCAGCAACGCTGCGGTTCTGGGACGAGATGCCGGAAGATGTGGTCACGACCGGCCTGTGGTACGGAAAGAGCGATTATGGTACTATCCCCCTGCAGACGGTAAACGGTGTGACGATCGCCTACCTCTCCTACACCGACCACACCAATGGCATCCCGCAGAGCAGTGCAATGACAGCCAATGTCATCTACACCAGCCAGCGGGATGTGATGGAACAACAGGTACGCAGGGCGCGTGAGCTGGCCGATTTCGTGGTGGTGGGAGTTCACTGGGGCGTGGAGGATAGCCACAAGATCACCCAGACCCAGCGGGACCTCGCCCAGCAGCTTTCCGACTGGGGTGCGGATGTTATTCTGGGCACGCACCCTCATGTGGTGCAGGATGCCGAGTGGAAAACCTCTGTGGATGGCCGCCAGACCTTTGTAGCCTATTCCCTGGGAAATTTCCTCAGCACCCAGAGCAAACCGGATCAACTCATCGGTGCCATCCTGACACTGGAGCTGAACAAGACGACGGACCCGGATGGCAGCGTTCACTGCGCTGTCGCTTCCCCGCAATTACATCCCACCGTGACCCACTATGATGCCGGTAAATCCAACGTCCGCACCTACCTCTTCCGGGATTACACGTCGGAGCTGGCGCAGGCGCACGGTGTCCGGGCCGCCTACCCCAGCTTTGGGATAGAGTACATTCAGAACGTATTACAAGCCAATATTAACAGCGCGTTTTTGACGCTCGCCTGA